The window GCCCCAGCCAGCGCGGCGCGTGTGCTGGGCGGCTGGCACAGCTGGCTGGTGGCAAACACGGCTGTCGTGATGACGCTGTTGTTCCTGTTCTTCGGCGTGAATCTCATCGGCAAGGGCATTAGTGGCCTGGGGGCGTAGGCGGGCTCGGCGACCTGGCAGCTCCGATGTGTCAGCCCGAACGCCCCCGTGTGTGATGCATGTGGCTCTACCCGAGCGGGATAGCCTGGCTCGGCTCGTAGTCGTTGCGGCTCTGTGGCGACGTGGTGTTGACGGTAACATCGCCGCTCTGGGCGACGGTGACCGGGAATGTGGCTAGCGGGCGAGGTGCCGGTCCGCTGGTGACCACGCCGTGGCGATCGAACGTCGAGCCATGACATGGGCAATGAAACTGCCCCTCGTCCGACTTCCAGGGCGTCTTGCACCCCTGATGCGTGCAGGCCCAGTACAGTGCCAGCGCACCGTCGTCGTTGTTAATCAGGTGGAACTGACCGCTATCGCTGGTGGCTGGGTCGCTGCCCACGGCCGGCAGATCGGCCTGCGGGATGGTGATGTCACCCTTGAAGCGTTCGTTGCCGGATCGGCGCGTTAGCAAAAACAGGCCACCGGTTGCGGCGATGACGAGCCCCGCCCCGCCGATGACGGCGTTGCGGATGAACTCGCGTCGGTCCATGTTCTCCATTAGTTCGTGGATCTCCTCGTC of the Thermomicrobiales bacterium genome contains:
- a CDS encoding Rieske 2Fe-2S domain-containing protein; this translates as MENMDRREFIRNAVIGGAGLVIAATGGLFLLTRRSGNERFKGDITIPQADLPAVGSDPATSDSGQFHLINNDDGALALYWACTHQGCKTPWKSDEGQFHCPCHGSTFDRHGVVTSGPAPRPLATFPVTVAQSGDVTVNTTSPQSRNDYEPSQAIPLG